The genomic interval AGTGAGATAAGTTTAAATCAGCTTAAAATTGTCAACCCTAAACTTGCTATTCAACTTAATGCTATCGGAAAAAGTAAAGAAAAGCTGCGTACAGTGGCTGTTATTAAGCAGGGAGATAAAAAAGCACAGGAGCTGGTTGATGTACTATTACAGATGAATAAGACCGAGGATGGGAAAAAGAGGCTTCGGTTATTAGGTTTAGATGGTTGGCATTATTTAACCCCTCCTGAACTTAAGCAATTGCAATTTCAAGGCGGAGTCGAATAATGAAATTTTACGCCTTATTTTCTTTTTCAACGTGGTCAGATCAGTTTTCTTCTATGCGTTTAATGTTATGTAATGGTTTAATCCTGGTTTTAATTACAATCATGTTTCTCAGTAATCCCGTGAGAGCTGATGATCGCAAACTTTTAATTGTTAATTCAAATGCGAATCTTCTCAATTACCAGCGGTCTGAGCAAGCATTTGAAAATAACCAGTCTTATCAGCTTACGCATGTTGATTTGGCGAATAAATCATTTTTAGATGAAAAGACGAAAACACTTTTAAAGGAAACCGATATTGTTTATACCATCGGTTCAAAGGCTTATCACTTTGTGACTAAATTGGGAATAAATAAACCGATTGTTTTTTCTACCATTATTAATTCGTTACGATTACCTAAAAAAGATAATGCTTATGGGGTTGCTAATGAATTGCCTGCAGGAATGCAGTTAATGATGTACCGCTATATTTTTCCCGAATTAAAAAAATTAGGTATTATTTATAGTCGTGATATGAATCAAGAATGGTTAGACGAGGCCATTTCAACGAGCCATGATGTAGGAATAGAAATAATTAGTGAGGCGGTTGATAAGGATGACGTATTTGAATCAAAATTAGAAGCATTATTAGGTAAGGTGGATGCTTTATGGTTAATTGCCGATTCAGCAACGGCATCGCATGAAACCGTTGAAAAAATTTTTGATTACAGTCATAAAATGAAAAAGCCTGTTTTTGCTTATGAAAATTTTTATGCAGACTTAGGGGCTTTATTGGTTATTTCGTCTGATATTCCAACGATAAGTCGTCAAGTGGTTACGCTGGTTGACGATGTTTTAAATAATCGGCCTATTGATAAGAAAATTGTTGCCGCGGCAGGTTTTCATATTATTTTGAATATGAAAGCATTGAACGCACATTATTCCTTAAAATTAAATGAGCAGGCACTAGATTCTGTTAATCAGATTATAGAGTAGAGAATATTTATGAAAATTAAGCGGTTTAAAAGGGGGATTCGCTGGAAGTTACTTTCTACTATGGTTAGTTTAGTGATTAGTCTATTGGTTATAATCACCTATATTCAGATAAAATTTCAAACTAATTTTCTTCAAGATGAGTTAGAAGCACGAACTCAATTGATGAAGGACCATTTAACACTACGGGCCAATACCGTTTCTGAATCATTATCGGCTCATGTTGAAGAAGGTTTATCACTTTATAATTTTGTCGAAATTAGTCATTTATTGAAAAAAAGGGTGAATAGTGATAAAGATTTAAATTATGCCATTTTAATGTCTATGTCGCGTAAAGCCTTTACCCACACCTTAAAGCCTGAGTTGGAAGGTGATGTTTTAAATACGGAAGCGGCTTTATTTGCTGTAAAGCAGCAAACGGTAAGTGAGTATGAATATCAACGACAACAAATAAAGATATTAGAAATTATTTTACCGATACAATTTAGTACGTCCCAATGGGGCGTTTTGCGGTTGGGCTTTTCATTAGAATCCTTACAGCAAAAAATTAATGAATCGAAGCAAAAAAATACGCTGCTTATTGAAGAAATGATGATCCAATCATTATTAATTTCGACGATATTTTTACTTTTTTCATCGTTAATTATTATTATGTTATCGACTAGGTTTTCTAGACCTATTAGCGATTTAACGAAGGCTGCAAGCCGATTGGCAGCGGGTAACTTTTCAGTCGCAGAAAATCTTAATTTTAAAACGGGTGATGAAATTGAAATTTTAGCAGATGTATTTGTTGAAATGTCTAAGAACCTTAAAGATTCGTACGAAAAGCTTGAAAATTATAATCATGACTTAGAAGAGCAAGTTGATAAAAGAACCCTTGAACTCGAAGAAGTACGCGATCAAGCGTTAAATGCCAGTAAAGCAAAAACTGAATTTTTAGCCACTGTGAGTCATGAAATTCGTAATCCGATGCATGCGATTATTAATACGACTCAGTTAATGTTAAAAACACAGCTAGTGTCAAAACAGCGTAATCATCTAAATAATATTGTTACTATTTCTAATACCTTAGTTTATTTAATTAATGATTTGTTGGATGTTGCTAAAATTGAAGCAGGTAAATTAGAGATTGAAGCAATAAAGGTAAATCTTAAAAATGTTCTGGATGATATATCGAACTTAACCTTGGTCAAAGCGGAAAAAAAATCTATTGGCTTGCGATTTTCGCTTGAGAAGGATATTCCTTTATGTTTAATTGGAGATCCTTTAAGACTCACGCAAATTTTATTAAATCTCGTCACAAATGCAATTAAATTCACCACCACGGGTGACGTTTTGGTTAGCATTACGTTATTAGCGGCGGAATCTAATAAGGTGCGTCTTAAATTTTGTGTCGCTGATACAGGAGTAGGGTTAAGTCCTGAGCAACTATCGCGGCTATTTCAATCGTTTAGTCAAGCGGATGAAACGATTGCGCGAACGCATGGCGGGACAGGCTTAGGACTGGTTATTTCAAAGCAGCTAGTTGAAATGATGGGGGGGCAAATTCAGGTTAGCAGTGAACTTGGAAAAGGCAGTCAGTTTTATTTTGAATTAGATTTAAATTATGAACCCGAATTGATTTCGGGCGATTATGTGTTACCTGAAGCACTTAAAGATTTAAAAATATTGGCTGTCGATGATGATGTTATTTCTCGAACCGTGTTGCAAACGTATTTAGAATCCTTTGGATTTGAAGTCGATAGTGTTGAGTCAGGCGAGCAAGCTTTATCTTTATTAAAAACATCCCCCACATCGTCTTACGGACTTATCTTAATGGATTGGGAAATGCCGGGTCTTGATGGTATTGAAACCTCAAAACGGATAAAAGCCAGTGAGAATGTTATCCCTATTCCTACGATTATTATGGTAACGTCTCATTGTCGTGATGATGTTTTATCTAAAGTTAATCAAGGGGATATAGACGCTTTATTAATTAAACCTGTTGAACCGACAGATTTGCTTGAAAATATTGCACGTGTTTTATATGTCAATTTACCTGCTTCATCTCAATCGGCATTAAGTTTGGATGGCAGTGAGAATGTCTTAATGCGAGGGATTAAAATCTTAGTGGTTGATGATGATGATATTAATCGCCTTATTGCTAAAGAGATGTTAGAAGATGAAGGTTTAATTGTCGATTTAGCCGAGGGTGGACAACAAGCTTTAGATAAAATTAATCAACAACCATTTGATTTAGTGTTAATGGATTTACAAATGCCTGAAATGGACGGCTATGAAACCTGTCGGCAAATTCGACGTAATTTGAAATATCAAGACTTGCCCATTATCGCGCTGACGGCTCATGCAATGTCAGATATAAAAGATAAATGTTTACACGCTGGAATGAATGATTATGCCAGTAAGCCTTTTAAGATGAATGAATTACTCAGTATTTTTGCACGTTGGGTACAGCCCCAAATAGAAAAAGAGCCGGCTAATGTTTTTGAACCTGTGATATCACAGCCAACCAGCGTGCAGCAGG from Methylococcales bacterium carries:
- a CDS encoding response regulator: MKIKRFKRGIRWKLLSTMVSLVISLLVIITYIQIKFQTNFLQDELEARTQLMKDHLTLRANTVSESLSAHVEEGLSLYNFVEISHLLKKRVNSDKDLNYAILMSMSRKAFTHTLKPELEGDVLNTEAALFAVKQQTVSEYEYQRQQIKILEIILPIQFSTSQWGVLRLGFSLESLQQKINESKQKNTLLIEEMMIQSLLISTIFLLFSSLIIIMLSTRFSRPISDLTKAASRLAAGNFSVAENLNFKTGDEIEILADVFVEMSKNLKDSYEKLENYNHDLEEQVDKRTLELEEVRDQALNASKAKTEFLATVSHEIRNPMHAIINTTQLMLKTQLVSKQRNHLNNIVTISNTLVYLINDLLDVAKIEAGKLEIEAIKVNLKNVLDDISNLTLVKAEKKSIGLRFSLEKDIPLCLIGDPLRLTQILLNLVTNAIKFTTTGDVLVSITLLAAESNKVRLKFCVADTGVGLSPEQLSRLFQSFSQADETIARTHGGTGLGLVISKQLVEMMGGQIQVSSELGKGSQFYFELDLNYEPELISGDYVLPEALKDLKILAVDDDVISRTVLQTYLESFGFEVDSVESGEQALSLLKTSPTSSYGLILMDWEMPGLDGIETSKRIKASENVIPIPTIIMVTSHCRDDVLSKVNQGDIDALLIKPVEPTDLLENIARVLYVNLPASSQSALSLDGSENVLMRGIKILVVDDDDINRLIAKEMLEDEGLIVDLAEGGQQALDKINQQPFDLVLMDLQMPEMDGYETCRQIRRNLKYQDLPIIALTAHAMSDIKDKCLHAGMNDYASKPFKMNELLSIFARWVQPQIEKEPANVFEPVISQPTSVQQEFSNLSGIDVELALDRLGGKESIFRKLLLSFEADFTDITNKINEAFCLKDEETASRLVHSLKGVSGNLSAYKLYEKSQKLEDAINNQENCFEALSECDMALKELLVSIEQLPKK
- a CDS encoding ABC transporter substrate binding protein; this translates as MKFYALFSFSTWSDQFSSMRLMLCNGLILVLITIMFLSNPVRADDRKLLIVNSNANLLNYQRSEQAFENNQSYQLTHVDLANKSFLDEKTKTLLKETDIVYTIGSKAYHFVTKLGINKPIVFSTIINSLRLPKKDNAYGVANELPAGMQLMMYRYIFPELKKLGIIYSRDMNQEWLDEAISTSHDVGIEIISEAVDKDDVFESKLEALLGKVDALWLIADSATASHETVEKIFDYSHKMKKPVFAYENFYADLGALLVISSDIPTISRQVVTLVDDVLNNRPIDKKIVAAAGFHIILNMKALNAHYSLKLNEQALDSVNQIIE